In a genomic window of Bradyrhizobium sp. LLZ17:
- the flgB gene encoding flagellar basal body rod protein FlgB — MSINDLPVLSALRTKMQWHQERQRVLSENVSNSDTPNFRPRELVEPKFDKTGAAAGSMGPLAMAVTSASHMTPSGAASIFDQNRNAGFETRPAGNAVNLEEEMMKSASNQMDYAAVTSLYSKSLHLLKTAIGKG, encoded by the coding sequence ATGTCGATCAACGATCTTCCGGTGCTGTCGGCGCTTCGCACCAAGATGCAGTGGCACCAGGAACGCCAGCGCGTCCTGTCCGAGAACGTCTCAAATTCCGACACCCCCAATTTCAGGCCGCGCGAACTGGTCGAACCGAAATTCGACAAGACCGGCGCCGCCGCGGGCTCGATGGGGCCGCTGGCCATGGCCGTTACCAGCGCGTCCCACATGACGCCGTCCGGCGCGGCCTCAATCTTCGACCAGAACAGGAATGCGGGCTTCGAGACCCGCCCTGCGGGCAACGCCGTCAATCTCGAAGAAGAGATGATGAAGTCCGCCAGCAACCAGATGGACTATGCCGCGGTGACCTCGCTCTATTCGAAGAGCCTGCATCTTCTCAAGACGGCGATCGGCAAGGGCTAG
- the flgC gene encoding flagellar basal body rod protein FlgC: MANDSSDFARSMAIATSGLRAQAGRMRVISENIANADSTSQSAGGDPYRRKVPTFSSALDRTLDAQVVTLGKIKPDQSNFRVKYEPSNPAADASGNVKYPNVNSVVEMTDMRDAQRSYEANVNIISATRRMIQRTLDILKS, encoded by the coding sequence ATGGCGAATGACAGCAGCGACTTTGCCCGTTCGATGGCGATCGCAACCTCCGGGTTGCGGGCGCAGGCCGGGCGGATGCGGGTGATCTCGGAAAACATCGCAAATGCGGATTCGACGTCGCAGTCCGCCGGCGGCGATCCCTACCGGCGCAAGGTGCCGACGTTCTCCTCGGCGCTGGACCGCACGCTCGATGCCCAGGTCGTCACGCTGGGCAAGATCAAGCCCGACCAGTCCAACTTCCGCGTCAAATACGAGCCGAGCAATCCAGCGGCGGATGCCAGCGGCAACGTCAAATATCCCAACGTGAATTCGGTGGTCGAGATGACCGACATGCGCGATGCGCAGCGGTCCTACGAGGCCAATGTCAACATCATCAGTGCGACGCGCCGGATGATCCAGCGCACGCTCGACATCCTCAAATCCTGA
- the fliE gene encoding flagellar hook-basal body complex protein FliE — translation MATPSIAANAYASLARVLENSGAGKGSEANGQSFASLLKDAVGSVMESGRKSDAQTVAMAAGKANVMDVVTAVADTDVAVSTLVSVRDRVIAAYEDIMKMPI, via the coding sequence ATGGCAACACCCTCAATCGCCGCCAATGCTTATGCCAGTCTTGCCCGCGTGCTGGAAAACAGCGGCGCTGGCAAGGGCAGCGAGGCAAACGGCCAATCCTTTGCTTCGCTGCTGAAAGACGCCGTCGGCAGCGTCATGGAATCCGGCCGCAAATCGGATGCGCAGACGGTGGCGATGGCCGCCGGCAAGGCCAACGTGATGGACGTGGTGACGGCGGTCGCCGACACCGACGTCGCGGTGTCCACGCTGGTCTCGGTCCGCGACCGCGTGATCGCGGCCTACGAAGACATCATGAAGATGCCGATCTGA
- the fliQ gene encoding flagellar biosynthesis protein FliQ, with translation MTGPETLDVARDAIWTIVIVSSPLMLVGLVVGVVVSLFQALTQIQEQTLIYVPKILAIFATMLLALPFMADALHSHMLRISSRIVGG, from the coding sequence ATGACCGGACCTGAAACCCTCGACGTCGCGCGTGATGCGATCTGGACCATCGTGATCGTGTCATCGCCGCTGATGCTGGTGGGGCTTGTGGTCGGTGTGGTGGTGTCGCTCTTCCAGGCGCTGACGCAGATCCAGGAACAGACGCTGATCTACGTGCCGAAGATCTTGGCCATCTTCGCCACGATGCTGCTGGCGCTGCCCTTCATGGCGGACGCACTCCATTCCCACATGCTGCGGATCTCGTCGCGAATCGTCGGCGGCTGA
- the fliR gene encoding flagellar biosynthetic protein FliR, protein MRIDVSLLPALAAAFMLAFARVGAMVMLLPGLGETNIPTRVKLSIALLLTLVILPLHRNAYHVDMGSLAPLLVLMLHEIVIGIVLGATARVTLSALQVAGAVIAQQMGLGFVTSVDPTQGQQGVLVGNFLTMLGVTLLFATDSHHLVIAALNDSYAIFAPGETVSSGDVASLATRAFSAAFLLGLQLSGPFLVFGLVFNIGLGVLARLMPQMQVYFVGVPLSIFVGFLVLAMVLTAMMGTYLDYFIGVMHQMMPLK, encoded by the coding sequence ATGCGCATCGACGTCTCGCTGCTGCCGGCGCTTGCCGCAGCCTTCATGCTCGCCTTCGCCCGGGTCGGTGCGATGGTGATGCTGCTGCCGGGGCTCGGCGAGACCAACATCCCGACGCGGGTCAAGCTGTCGATCGCGCTTCTGCTCACGCTGGTGATCCTGCCGCTGCATCGCAATGCCTACCATGTCGATATGGGCTCGCTCGCGCCACTTCTGGTGCTGATGCTGCATGAGATCGTGATCGGCATCGTGCTGGGTGCGACGGCGCGCGTGACCCTCTCGGCGTTGCAGGTCGCGGGCGCCGTGATCGCGCAGCAAATGGGACTGGGCTTCGTCACCTCGGTCGATCCGACCCAGGGGCAGCAGGGTGTGCTGGTCGGCAATTTCCTGACCATGCTCGGGGTCACGCTGCTGTTTGCCACCGACAGCCATCATCTGGTGATCGCGGCGCTGAACGACAGCTATGCGATCTTCGCACCGGGCGAGACCGTGTCGAGCGGCGACGTTGCTTCGCTTGCCACAAGGGCGTTCTCCGCAGCGTTCCTGCTCGGCCTGCAGCTCTCCGGGCCGTTCCTGGTGTTCGGCCTGGTGTTCAATATCGGACTCGGCGTGCTGGCGCGGCTGATGCCGCAGATGCAGGTCTATTTCGTCGGCGTGCCGCTGTCGATCTTCGTGGGCTTCCTGGTGCTGGCCATGGTGCTCACGGCGATGATGGGCACTTACCTCGATTACTTCATCGGTGTCATGCACCAGATGATGCCGCTCAAGTAA
- the flhB gene encoding flagellar biosynthesis protein FlhB, whose product MADDSDPESQTEDPTQKRLEEALERGDVAKSQEINTWFMIAGGTLVVSTFSGSVGSGLVTPMRNLLANSWMIKTDPGNLLVLVQQIEGAVLAAVGIPLLMLVLAAIAGNMLQHRLVWSAESLKPKFSKLSPAAGFKRIFGKQAAANFLKGIGKLIAVGVVMTTILWPERHRMEAMVKLDPSGMLGATTGMTIHMLGAVVAALAIVAIADYFFQYRSWFQRQKMSLQEIKDEFKQSEGDPHIKGKIRQLRQQRSKKRMMAAVPKASVIITNPTHYSVALSYERGMSAPICVAKGVDNIAFKIREVAREHDIPIVENVPLARALYATVEIDQEIPMEHYHAVAEVIGYVMRMKRGFSAARQ is encoded by the coding sequence ATGGCGGATGACAGCGATCCAGAGAGTCAAACAGAAGACCCGACGCAAAAACGTCTTGAAGAGGCGCTCGAGCGTGGCGACGTCGCCAAAAGCCAGGAGATCAACACCTGGTTCATGATCGCGGGCGGCACTCTCGTGGTTTCGACCTTCTCGGGCTCGGTCGGCAGCGGGCTGGTGACGCCGATGCGCAACCTGCTCGCCAATTCCTGGATGATCAAGACCGACCCCGGGAACCTGCTCGTGCTGGTGCAGCAGATCGAAGGCGCGGTGCTGGCGGCCGTCGGCATTCCCCTGCTGATGCTGGTGCTGGCGGCCATCGCCGGCAATATGCTCCAGCACCGGCTGGTATGGTCGGCCGAATCGCTCAAGCCCAAATTCAGCAAGCTCTCGCCCGCCGCCGGCTTCAAGCGCATCTTCGGCAAGCAGGCAGCCGCGAACTTCCTCAAGGGGATTGGCAAGCTGATCGCGGTTGGCGTCGTCATGACCACGATCCTGTGGCCGGAGCGGCACCGCATGGAGGCGATGGTCAAGCTCGATCCGTCCGGCATGCTGGGCGCCACCACGGGCATGACCATCCACATGCTCGGCGCGGTGGTCGCGGCGCTCGCGATCGTCGCCATTGCCGACTATTTCTTCCAGTACCGGAGCTGGTTCCAGCGGCAGAAAATGTCGCTCCAGGAGATCAAGGACGAGTTCAAGCAGTCCGAAGGCGATCCGCACATCAAGGGCAAGATCAGGCAATTGCGGCAGCAGCGCTCCAAGAAGCGCATGATGGCAGCGGTTCCAAAAGCTTCGGTGATCATCACCAACCCGACCCACTATTCGGTGGCGCTGTCCTATGAACGCGGCATGTCGGCGCCGATCTGCGTCGCCAAGGGCGTCGACAATATCGCCTTCAAGATCAGGGAGGTCGCGCGCGAGCACGACATTCCGATCGTCGAGAACGTTCCGCTGGCTCGTGCGCTCTACGCCACCGTCGAAATCGACCAGGAAATCCCGATGGAGCACTACCACGCAGTCGCCGAAGTCATCGGTTACGTCATGCGGATGAAGCGCGGATTTAGTGCCGCACGGCAATAA
- the cckA gene encoding cell cycle histidine kinase CckA — protein MTAETDHDLSREPVAAHEPSPRSGSIALVLLVATGLVAVAIGLMTLGRAQAQPYILGILAVLAMIGLFNLFAFAAGIIRFVDRNLDDPVMGRIADHAFDGLAVTDPRGHVVYSNAAYLTLTGASGPQDVRPVERVFIGNPDVSEAVFRLLKAAREGKRQQEEVRISGHDGSQGRWLRMRVRPLGTGKREAKYAVWSIADITRDRERQEDVFQELQHAIEYLDHAPCGFFSVNPAGELAYVNATLANWLDYDLAEIGSGGLKLADIVSGDGASLLSSIVAVPGEVKTEIFDIDLRMRTGKTMPVRLYHKLAFGADGAPGPSRTLVISRARDERSDPDRAAEVRFMRFFDHTPMAIATVDRAGNVVRANARYAKLGQALGLDSASKSIFRAVNSRDRHLLIAAINQAAENQADIAPVEVALEGTKERWGQFFVTPVDGGENDAEAAIVHMLETTERRALENQINQSQKMETVGQLAGGIAHDFNNVLSAIMMANDFLLNAHKPTDPSFQDIMQIKQNATRAATLVRQLLAFSRRQTLRPQVLDLGDALSDLTMLLRRLIGEKVKLDLIHGRDLWPVKVDVSQFEQVIVNLAVNARDAMPDGGKLIIRTANVGSADAGKLAYKGMPAADYVRIEVADTGTGIPADIRDKIFEPFFSTKEVGKGTGLGLSTVYGIVKQTGGFIYVDSQPGQGTSFHIFLPRHHAEPDLQLEPPAAVTVGAAKEAASAAEAKPRTDLTGQGTILLVEDEEGLRALNARGLRSRGYTVVEAENGVEAMEVLAEQSGGIDLVVSDVVMPEMDGPSLLKAMREKNPDIKFIFVSGYAEDAFEKSLPEGQQFDFLPKPFTLSQLVAAVKETMAKQG, from the coding sequence ATGACTGCCGAGACCGACCACGACCTGTCCCGCGAGCCCGTTGCGGCGCATGAGCCGTCGCCGCGCTCGGGCAGCATTGCGCTGGTGCTGCTGGTCGCCACCGGCCTGGTCGCGGTCGCCATCGGGCTGATGACGCTCGGGCGCGCGCAGGCGCAGCCCTATATTCTCGGCATCCTCGCCGTGCTGGCGATGATCGGCCTGTTCAACCTGTTCGCCTTCGCCGCCGGCATCATTCGCTTTGTCGACCGCAATCTCGACGATCCCGTGATGGGGCGCATCGCCGATCACGCCTTCGACGGCCTCGCGGTTACCGATCCGCGCGGCCATGTGGTCTATTCCAATGCGGCCTATCTGACCCTGACCGGCGCCTCCGGTCCGCAAGACGTGCGGCCGGTCGAGCGCGTCTTCATCGGCAATCCTGATGTCTCCGAAGCGGTGTTCCGTCTGCTCAAGGCGGCGCGCGAAGGTAAGCGGCAGCAGGAAGAGGTACGCATTTCCGGCCACGACGGCAGCCAGGGCCGCTGGCTGCGGATGCGCGTGCGCCCGCTCGGCACCGGCAAGCGCGAAGCCAAATATGCGGTGTGGTCGATCGCCGACATCACCCGCGACCGCGAACGCCAGGAGGACGTGTTCCAGGAGCTCCAGCACGCGATCGAATATCTCGACCACGCGCCTTGTGGGTTCTTCTCGGTCAATCCCGCCGGCGAGCTCGCCTATGTCAACGCCACGCTGGCGAACTGGCTCGACTACGACCTCGCCGAGATTGGTTCCGGCGGCCTCAAGCTCGCCGACATCGTCTCCGGCGACGGTGCCTCGCTGCTCAGCTCGATCGTGGCGGTGCCTGGCGAGGTGAAGACGGAAATCTTCGACATCGACCTGCGCATGCGCACCGGCAAGACCATGCCGGTGCGGCTTTATCACAAGCTCGCTTTCGGCGCCGACGGCGCGCCCGGCCCGTCGCGCACGCTGGTCATCAGCCGTGCCCGCGACGAACGCAGCGATCCCGACCGCGCCGCCGAAGTGCGCTTCATGCGCTTCTTCGATCATACCCCGATGGCGATTGCCACCGTCGACCGCGCCGGCAACGTCGTGCGCGCCAATGCCCGCTACGCCAAGCTAGGTCAAGCCCTCGGCCTCGACAGCGCCAGCAAGTCGATCTTTCGCGCGGTCAATTCGCGCGACCGGCACCTGCTGATCGCGGCCATCAACCAGGCTGCCGAAAACCAGGCCGACATCGCACCGGTCGAGGTGGCGCTGGAAGGCACCAAGGAGCGCTGGGGACAGTTCTTCGTGACGCCGGTCGACGGCGGCGAAAACGACGCGGAAGCTGCGATCGTCCACATGCTCGAGACCACCGAGCGGCGTGCGCTGGAGAACCAGATCAACCAGTCGCAAAAGATGGAGACGGTCGGCCAGCTCGCCGGCGGCATCGCGCACGATTTCAACAATGTGCTGTCCGCCATCATGATGGCCAATGACTTCTTGCTGAACGCGCACAAGCCGACCGATCCGTCGTTCCAGGACATCATGCAGATCAAGCAGAACGCGACGCGCGCCGCGACCCTGGTGCGGCAGCTGCTCGCGTTCTCGCGGCGACAGACGCTGCGGCCGCAGGTGCTCGATCTCGGCGACGCGCTGTCCGATCTCACCATGCTGCTGCGCCGGCTGATCGGCGAGAAGGTCAAGCTCGACCTGATCCACGGCCGCGATCTCTGGCCGGTGAAGGTCGACGTCTCCCAGTTCGAGCAGGTGATCGTCAATCTCGCGGTCAATGCGCGCGACGCGATGCCGGACGGCGGCAAGCTGATCATCCGCACCGCCAATGTCGGCAGCGCGGACGCGGGCAAGCTCGCCTACAAGGGCATGCCGGCGGCGGACTATGTGCGGATCGAGGTCGCCGATACCGGCACCGGTATCCCTGCCGACATCCGCGACAAGATCTTTGAGCCGTTCTTCTCGACCAAGGAAGTCGGCAAGGGCACCGGGCTTGGGCTTTCGACCGTCTACGGCATCGTCAAGCAGACCGGCGGCTTCATCTATGTCGACTCCCAGCCGGGGCAGGGCACCTCGTTCCATATCTTCCTGCCGCGCCATCATGCCGAGCCGGACCTCCAGCTCGAGCCGCCTGCGGCGGTGACCGTTGGCGCCGCGAAGGAAGCTGCATCTGCAGCGGAAGCCAAGCCGCGCACCGATCTCACCGGACAGGGCACCATCCTCCTGGTTGAGGACGAAGAGGGCCTGCGCGCGCTGAACGCGCGTGGCCTGCGCTCGCGCGGCTACACCGTGGTCGAGGCCGAGAACGGCGTCGAGGCCATGGAGGTTTTGGCCGAGCAGAGCGGCGGGATCGACCTCGTCGTCTCCGATGTCGTCATGCCCGAGATGGACGGCCCGAGCTTGCTCAAGGCGATGCGCGAGAAGAATCCCGACATCAAGTTCATCTTCGTCTCCGGCTACGCCGAAGACGCCTTCGAGAAGAGCCTGCCCGAGGGCCAGCAGTTCGACTTCCTGCCAAAACCGTTTACGCTCAGCCAGCTCGTGGCGGCGGTGAAGGAGACGATGGCGAAGCAGGGGTGA
- a CDS encoding Tim44 domain-containing protein — protein sequence MPGIWETHMNFSQWSRTLVKTIAVVLALALPTALAISSADARVGGGFSSGSRGSRTFSAPPSTTTAPGSTSQFNRTFTQPGAGMNSAASAPARGGLFGRGGGFLGGLAAGFLGAGLLGMLFGGGLFGGLGGLSSILGLIIQIVLVVFVVRLAMSWWQRRNAPQAAYAGADSGGGPGAQTSYRSGLGGGFGFGANNAPLEIRPDDYEAFERLLGDIQTAWSNEDVAKLHTLATPEMVSYFEKDLAENRARNVVNKTSNVKLLQGDLAEAWREGDTEYATVAMRFALTDKTVDRGTGAIVAGGEQPGEVTEVWTFARRLGSAWELSAIQQTN from the coding sequence ATGCCGGGGATTTGGGAAACGCACATGAATTTCTCGCAATGGTCCCGCACTCTCGTGAAGACGATTGCCGTCGTGTTGGCGCTAGCGCTGCCGACCGCGCTGGCGATCTCGTCCGCTGACGCCCGCGTCGGCGGCGGCTTCTCGTCCGGTTCGCGCGGTTCGCGGACCTTCTCGGCCCCGCCGTCGACCACGACCGCGCCGGGCTCCACCTCGCAATTCAATCGCACCTTCACCCAGCCGGGCGCTGGCATGAATTCGGCTGCCTCGGCTCCTGCGCGTGGCGGCCTGTTCGGTCGTGGCGGCGGGTTCCTGGGCGGTCTCGCGGCCGGCTTCCTCGGCGCAGGTCTTCTCGGCATGCTGTTCGGTGGCGGCCTGTTCGGTGGCCTCGGCGGCCTGTCGTCGATCCTGGGCCTTATCATCCAGATCGTGCTCGTCGTGTTCGTGGTGCGGTTGGCAATGTCCTGGTGGCAGCGCCGCAACGCGCCGCAGGCGGCCTACGCCGGTGCTGATTCCGGCGGTGGTCCGGGAGCGCAGACGAGCTACCGCAGCGGGCTTGGCGGCGGCTTCGGCTTCGGCGCCAACAATGCGCCGCTCGAAATCCGCCCCGACGACTACGAGGCGTTCGAGCGCCTGCTCGGCGATATCCAGACCGCCTGGTCCAACGAGGACGTTGCAAAACTGCACACCCTCGCGACGCCGGAAATGGTCTCGTATTTCGAGAAGGATCTGGCAGAGAACCGCGCGCGCAACGTCGTCAACAAGACGTCCAACGTCAAGCTGTTGCAGGGTGACCTGGCGGAGGCCTGGCGCGAGGGAGACACCGAATACGCGACGGTGGCGATGCGCTTCGCGCTCACCGACAAGACGGTCGACCGCGGCACCGGCGCCATCGTCGCCGGCGGCGAGCAGCCGGGCGAGGTCACCGAAGTCTGGACGTTTGCCCGTCGCCTGGGCAGCGCCTGGGAATTGTCGGCGATCCAGCAGACCAACTGA
- a CDS encoding glutathione S-transferase, which translates to MKYELYYWPEIQGRGEYVRLALEEAGAAYVDVARGPRGTAAMMKMMDPHKGTPPFAPPFLKAGKLVIGQTANILLYLGARHGLAPTTEAGRLWVHQLQLTITDFVVEIHDTHHPLGPSLYYEDQKPPAKKRTADFWRARVPKYLGYFEELLDENGGNYLTGRRLSYIDLSLFQVVDGLRYAFPKRMNAFEDEIPGLVGLHDRVAARPNIKAYLESERRIPYNEQGIFRRYRELDN; encoded by the coding sequence ATGAAATACGAGCTCTATTACTGGCCCGAGATCCAGGGCCGCGGCGAATATGTGCGGCTGGCGCTGGAGGAGGCAGGTGCGGCCTATGTCGATGTCGCGCGCGGTCCGCGCGGCACGGCTGCGATGATGAAGATGATGGATCCGCACAAGGGCACGCCACCGTTTGCGCCGCCATTCCTGAAGGCCGGCAAGCTCGTCATCGGCCAGACTGCGAACATCCTGCTCTATCTCGGCGCGCGCCATGGGCTTGCGCCCACGACGGAAGCTGGACGACTCTGGGTGCACCAGCTCCAGCTCACGATCACGGACTTCGTGGTCGAGATCCACGATACCCATCATCCGCTCGGACCTTCGCTCTATTACGAAGACCAGAAGCCACCGGCGAAGAAGCGTACGGCCGATTTCTGGAGAGCGCGCGTGCCGAAATATCTCGGCTATTTCGAAGAGCTTCTCGACGAGAATGGCGGCAACTACCTCACCGGCCGCAGGCTGAGCTATATCGATCTCTCGTTGTTCCAGGTCGTCGACGGCCTGCGCTACGCCTTTCCGAAACGCATGAACGCGTTCGAGGACGAAATCCCCGGTCTCGTCGGCCTGCACGACCGCGTCGCGGCGCGACCGAACATCAAGGCCTATCTCGAAAGCGAGCGCCGCATTCCCTACAACGAGCAGGGCATCTTCCGCCGCTATCGCGAGCTCGATAATTAG
- a CDS encoding inner membrane-spanning protein YciB — protein MKDVFARLASDFLSAIIFLAIYLITDNVILATSVAIAGAIAQVIYARVRGRQLSYMTYASLALVVVLGTITLLTNDPRFMLAKPSIAHFAIGVIMLKRGWMLRYMPPMVAETVPEYVIGAGYAWAALMFVIGAGTIAVASTGDLKLWAFYISVVAGGAKILAFAVQYVVFRLIVTSRRRAAARA, from the coding sequence ATGAAGGACGTATTCGCTCGCCTCGCCTCCGACTTCCTTTCGGCCATCATCTTTTTAGCGATCTATCTCATCACCGACAACGTCATCCTGGCGACGTCGGTGGCGATTGCCGGTGCGATCGCGCAGGTGATCTATGCCCGCGTCAGGGGGCGGCAGCTCAGCTACATGACCTATGCGAGCCTGGCGCTCGTGGTCGTGCTGGGCACGATAACGCTGCTGACGAATGATCCCCGCTTCATGCTGGCGAAGCCCTCGATCGCACATTTCGCGATTGGAGTTATCATGCTCAAACGCGGCTGGATGTTGCGCTACATGCCGCCGATGGTCGCGGAGACCGTGCCGGAATATGTGATTGGCGCCGGCTATGCCTGGGCGGCGCTGATGTTCGTGATCGGCGCCGGGACGATCGCGGTCGCATCCACCGGCGATCTGAAGCTGTGGGCGTTCTACATCTCGGTGGTCGCCGGCGGCGCCAAGATCCTGGCCTTCGCCGTGCAGTATGTTGTGTTCCGGCTCATCGTCACCAGCCGCCGGCGGGCTGCCGCCCGCGCCTGA
- a CDS encoding MAPEG family protein, producing the protein MQVPTITANYLAILALIYAALGLQVVRLRRNSKTAFDDGGNGDLRSAIRAHGNFMEYVPIIALTVALLEMSGASALRIHVLMGLLLLSRLLHPLGMYATPGSLRFLICRGGGIALSIGLLIASALTILSRLNWIAVADELSDQAIATIEFLRVIHVILTL; encoded by the coding sequence ATGCAAGTCCCCACCATCACGGCGAACTATCTCGCGATCCTCGCGCTGATTTACGCCGCGCTGGGGCTGCAAGTCGTCCGGCTGCGACGGAACAGCAAAACCGCGTTCGACGACGGCGGCAATGGCGACCTGCGCAGCGCAATCCGCGCCCATGGCAACTTCATGGAATATGTTCCCATTATCGCGCTGACGGTGGCGCTACTCGAAATGTCCGGCGCATCAGCTTTGCGCATTCACGTGCTGATGGGCCTGCTTCTGCTGTCGCGGCTGCTGCATCCGCTCGGCATGTACGCAACGCCGGGCTCGCTCCGATTTCTGATCTGCCGCGGCGGCGGCATCGCGCTGAGCATCGGCCTCTTGATCGCCAGCGCGCTGACCATCCTGTCGCGGCTGAACTGGATCGCAGTCGCCGATGAGCTCTCCGATCAAGCCATTGCGACGATTGAGTTTTTACGAGTCATTCACGTAATTTTGACACTGTAA
- a CDS encoding carotenoid oxygenase family protein has protein sequence MQQDAIAEHRSNRGPIPFEADAPVLKVIGELPRELNGTLYRNGPNPQFDSPGAHWFVGDGMLHAFHLENGRASYRNRWVRTPKWLAEHDAGRALFAGFGRKLPDAPANLTDGGAANTNIIFHAGKLLALEEAHLPTEIEPGTLATRGYHNYQGRLAGAFTAHPKIDPTTGELVFFGYNAAGPLTPALSYGSIDASGNVTRFERFEAPYASMVHDFIVTENHVLFPVLPLTGSMERATSGRPPYAWEPDKGAYVGVMKRKGSSKDIVWFRAETCYVLHVMNAWEDGNRIVADVMQFEEAPLFPRADGRPTDSKKSFARHCRWTFDLAGNTDRFQQAYLDDLTGEFPRVDDRRAGLKSRHGWYACSNPKLPVIGALSGIAHVDGNGKRLGLYLLPSGDTISEPVFVERSKDAAEGDGWLLAVVWRTDENRSDLAVFTATDIEAGPVALVQLGHRVPDGFHGNWVRAQ, from the coding sequence GTGCAGCAGGATGCTATCGCCGAACACCGCAGCAACCGCGGGCCGATTCCATTCGAGGCCGACGCGCCCGTCCTCAAGGTTATCGGCGAATTGCCACGCGAACTGAACGGCACGCTGTATCGCAACGGTCCCAACCCGCAGTTCGACTCCCCCGGCGCGCACTGGTTTGTCGGCGACGGCATGCTGCATGCTTTTCACCTCGAGAACGGCCGCGCCAGCTACCGCAATCGCTGGGTCCGCACGCCGAAATGGCTGGCCGAGCATGACGCGGGCCGCGCGCTGTTCGCAGGCTTCGGCCGCAAGCTGCCGGATGCGCCGGCAAACCTGACCGACGGCGGCGCCGCCAACACCAACATCATCTTCCATGCCGGCAAGCTGCTCGCGCTCGAAGAGGCACATCTGCCGACCGAGATCGAGCCGGGCACGCTGGCGACGCGCGGCTATCACAATTATCAGGGCCGCCTCGCCGGCGCCTTCACCGCGCACCCGAAGATCGATCCGACCACCGGCGAGCTGGTGTTCTTCGGCTACAATGCCGCGGGGCCGCTGACGCCCGCCCTCTCCTACGGATCAATCGATGCGTCCGGCAACGTGACGCGCTTCGAGCGCTTCGAGGCGCCCTATGCCAGCATGGTGCACGACTTCATCGTCACGGAGAACCACGTGCTGTTTCCGGTCCTGCCCCTCACCGGCAGCATGGAGCGCGCGACCAGCGGACGGCCGCCCTATGCCTGGGAGCCAGACAAGGGCGCCTATGTCGGCGTGATGAAGCGCAAGGGATCGAGCAAGGACATCGTCTGGTTCCGCGCCGAGACCTGCTACGTCCTTCACGTCATGAATGCATGGGAGGACGGCAACCGCATTGTCGCCGACGTCATGCAGTTCGAGGAGGCACCGCTGTTTCCGCGTGCAGACGGGCGGCCGACCGATTCCAAAAAATCCTTTGCGCGCCATTGCCGCTGGACTTTCGATCTTGCCGGGAATACCGACCGCTTCCAGCAGGCTTATCTGGATGATCTCACCGGCGAATTCCCGCGTGTCGACGATCGCCGTGCGGGGTTGAAGAGCCGGCACGGCTGGTACGCCTGCTCCAATCCAAAACTGCCGGTAATCGGCGCGCTGTCCGGCATCGCCCACGTCGACGGCAATGGCAAACGGCTCGGCCTTTATCTGCTGCCGTCCGGCGACACCATTTCCGAGCCGGTGTTCGTCGAGCGGTCGAAAGACGCGGCGGAAGGCGACGGCTGGCTGCTCGCGGTGGTCTGGCGCACGGATGAAAACCGCAGCGACCTCGCCGTGTTCACCGCCACCGACATCGAGGCCGGCCCGGTCGCGCTGGTGCAGCTCGGCCATCGCGTGCCGGACGGCTTTCACGGCAATTGGGTGCGGGCGCAGTAG